From a single Candidatus Baltobacteraceae bacterium genomic region:
- a CDS encoding NUDIX hydrolase, translating into MRAHQAGLEVLMLRRSPASPFMPGAFVFPGGAVDPEDYAAGPASGWNDSRIAREFRAQLPRELSVDQPPVSLRDAHALVHAAAREVREESAIAIDADTLALFSHWITPPTESRRYDTHFFVAPAPAGATALADRIETLDATWIAPLRALEAFAAGALQLVYPTIKHLERFAAFADVDALLAYARGKPIVTIMPNRKPDKGFVLPSELEGRW; encoded by the coding sequence GTGCGTGCGCACCAGGCGGGGCTCGAAGTCCTCATGCTGCGCCGCAGTCCGGCCAGCCCGTTCATGCCGGGCGCCTTCGTCTTCCCCGGAGGTGCGGTCGACCCCGAAGACTATGCTGCGGGACCGGCCTCCGGTTGGAACGATTCGCGGATCGCGCGTGAGTTTCGTGCGCAGCTTCCGCGCGAACTCTCGGTCGATCAACCCCCTGTCAGCTTGCGTGACGCGCACGCGCTCGTGCACGCCGCCGCGCGTGAAGTTCGTGAAGAGTCGGCCATCGCGATCGACGCGGATACGCTCGCGCTCTTCTCCCATTGGATCACGCCGCCCACGGAGTCTCGGCGCTACGACACGCATTTCTTCGTTGCGCCCGCGCCGGCGGGAGCCACGGCGCTCGCCGATCGGATCGAGACGCTTGACGCAACCTGGATCGCGCCGCTGCGCGCGCTCGAGGCATTTGCCGCCGGCGCGCTGCAACTCGTCTATCCGACCATCAAACATCTCGAGCGCTTTGCCGCGTTCGCCGACGTGGACGCCCTCTTGGCCTACGCGCGCGGCAAACCGATCGTCACGATCATGCCGAACCGGAAGCCCGATAAAGGGTTCGTTCTGCCCAGCGAGTTAGAGGGCCGGTGGTGA
- a CDS encoding EVE domain-containing protein, translating into MSRYWLFKSEPHAYSFEQLSKDRVTPWSGVRNFQARNNMLEMAVGDLGFFYHSSIAEPAAVGVVKVVKTAYPDATAPPDSRWMNVDVEYVEPLQHPVTLARMRAEPRLLGMALLKRGQRLSVQPVMPHEWKIILELSRSAGG; encoded by the coding sequence ATGTCCCGCTACTGGCTTTTCAAAAGCGAGCCGCATGCGTACAGCTTCGAGCAGCTGAGCAAAGATCGCGTCACACCGTGGAGCGGCGTGCGCAATTTCCAAGCGCGCAACAACATGCTGGAGATGGCGGTGGGCGACCTCGGCTTCTTCTATCACTCGAGCATCGCCGAGCCCGCGGCCGTCGGCGTCGTCAAGGTCGTGAAGACGGCATACCCCGATGCGACCGCGCCGCCCGACTCGCGCTGGATGAACGTCGACGTCGAGTACGTCGAGCCGCTGCAACATCCGGTGACGCTCGCGCGCATGCGCGCCGAGCCGCGCCTGCTCGGCATGGCCCTGCTCAAACGCGGTCAGCGATTATCCGTGCAGCCCGTCATGCCGCACGAATGGAAGATCATTTTGGAGTTATCACGCAGCGCCGGCGGCTAG
- a CDS encoding RpiB/LacA/LacB family sugar-phosphate isomerase: MAANKVRGIRAALCGDAVTARAAREWNDANVLALSLRATAPEVAREILDAWFSGRPTEDPSYRALIDSLREQ, translated from the coding sequence ATCGCCGCCAACAAAGTTCGCGGCATCCGCGCTGCCTTGTGCGGCGATGCCGTCACGGCGCGAGCTGCGCGCGAATGGAACGATGCGAACGTCTTGGCGCTGAGCCTGCGCGCAACCGCGCCGGAGGTCGCGCGCGAGATTCTCGACGCCTGGTTCAGCGGCCGTCCGACGGAGGACCCGAGCTATCGGGCATTGATCGATTCACTACGCGAGCAATAG
- a CDS encoding NAD(P)-dependent alcohol dehydrogenase produces the protein MSTKMRAVRLHEIGGPQNLRVDEIDRPVATAAEQLVRVAAAAFNRRDVFITQGLYPGIALPRTLGSDGAGVVERSGAEVVIDPMLDWGDDPRVWGANASILGMPHDGTFAQYVAVPKENVYPKPSHLSMEEAGALPLAGLTAYRATFTRGELRAGETVLIPGIGGGVQTFVLLFAKAAGARAIVTSGSKEKLERARELGADVMLDYREDPDWHKRLRRGEVDLVVDSSGGDTLNKALGVVRTGGRVVLYGGTRPEATIRIFPIFWNHLDVRGTSMGSPADFRAMLAFVAKHEIKPSIDRVYAMDDVVAAAERMARGEQFGKIVLKID, from the coding sequence ATGAGCACGAAGATGAGGGCCGTACGGCTGCACGAGATCGGCGGCCCGCAGAATTTACGCGTCGACGAAATCGACCGCCCGGTTGCCACGGCGGCAGAGCAATTGGTTCGCGTCGCAGCCGCCGCGTTCAATCGACGCGACGTGTTCATCACCCAGGGCCTCTATCCCGGTATCGCGCTGCCGCGTACCCTCGGTTCCGACGGTGCCGGCGTGGTCGAACGCAGCGGCGCAGAGGTCGTGATCGATCCGATGCTCGATTGGGGCGACGATCCGCGCGTGTGGGGCGCGAACGCCTCGATCCTGGGCATGCCGCACGACGGCACCTTTGCGCAATACGTAGCGGTGCCGAAAGAGAACGTTTATCCGAAGCCGTCGCACTTATCGATGGAAGAGGCGGGGGCGCTTCCGCTGGCCGGACTGACCGCGTATCGCGCGACGTTCACGCGCGGTGAACTTCGCGCCGGCGAAACGGTGTTGATTCCGGGCATCGGCGGCGGCGTGCAAACCTTCGTGTTGCTCTTTGCAAAGGCGGCCGGCGCGCGTGCGATCGTCACCTCGGGCAGCAAGGAAAAGCTCGAGCGAGCCCGTGAGCTCGGCGCCGACGTAATGCTCGACTACCGCGAAGATCCCGATTGGCACAAGCGCCTGCGGCGCGGTGAAGTCGACCTGGTCGTCGACTCGTCCGGCGGCGACACGCTGAACAAAGCGCTCGGCGTCGTGCGGACCGGCGGGCGCGTCGTACTCTACGGCGGTACGCGTCCCGAGGCGACGATCCGCATCTTTCCGATCTTTTGGAATCATCTGGACGTTCGCGGGACGTCGATGGGCAGCCCGGCCGATTTCCGCGCGATGCTCGCCTTCGTGGCAAAGCACGAAATCAAACCGTCGATCGATCGCGTCTACGCGATGGATGACGTGGTGGCGGCGGCCGAACGCATGGCCCGCGGCGAGCAGTTCGGCAAAATCGTTTTGAAGATCGATTGA
- a CDS encoding VTT domain-containing protein: protein MLAASFLLAALVIRFQPLVEREIRSLGLSAYPLAIVIFAIVASAPFSVTDALAIMNGAIFGPVKGSLVSAIGLVLGALGGYWINRRASQMLDLDAYLERVPRWVKRFPVGSPAFLIAVRLIPGFGGTVATASAATFRVPVWVHVWTMCAVAVPLCTILAIFGDRVTVVVHRYEYRAHVYWEAHRPHLHLPHRVRVKPTP from the coding sequence ATGCTCGCAGCCTCGTTCTTGCTGGCTGCGCTCGTCATTCGTTTCCAACCCCTGGTCGAACGTGAAATCCGCTCGCTGGGACTCTCGGCGTATCCACTCGCAATCGTGATCTTCGCGATCGTCGCATCGGCCCCGTTCTCCGTGACCGATGCGCTGGCGATCATGAACGGCGCCATCTTCGGCCCGGTGAAAGGCTCGCTCGTCAGCGCGATCGGACTCGTGCTCGGCGCACTCGGCGGCTACTGGATCAACCGGCGCGCCTCGCAGATGCTGGACCTCGACGCGTATTTGGAACGCGTTCCGCGATGGGTCAAACGATTTCCGGTCGGCTCGCCGGCATTTCTCATCGCCGTTCGGTTGATTCCGGGTTTCGGCGGCACCGTCGCGACGGCGAGCGCGGCGACGTTTCGCGTGCCGGTCTGGGTACACGTGTGGACGATGTGTGCGGTCGCGGTCCCGCTGTGCACCATTCTCGCGATCTTCGGCGATCGCGTGACCGTGGTGGTCCATCGTTACGAGTATCGCGCGCACGTGTACTGGGAGGCGCATCGGCCGCATCTGCATTTACCGCATCGCGTGCGAGTGAAACCCACGCCGTGA
- a CDS encoding vitamin K epoxide reductase family protein → MRTIITVLCGVGLYASLFMLRKGIRAERGELTERSVVQTPRARLFGGVPNALIGTAYYPALAIAVWFATERTEMIVIFAAALFAAAVSAVLAYSLLYVTKMPCVYCWTSHLVNWTLAVCTALLLA, encoded by the coding sequence ATGCGGACGATTATCACGGTGCTGTGCGGAGTTGGTCTCTACGCCTCCCTTTTCATGCTGCGTAAGGGAATTCGGGCCGAGCGGGGCGAGCTCACCGAGCGCAGCGTCGTCCAGACGCCGCGGGCGCGGCTCTTCGGGGGTGTTCCGAACGCCCTCATCGGCACGGCGTACTACCCGGCGCTCGCGATCGCGGTTTGGTTCGCGACCGAGCGGACCGAAATGATCGTGATCTTCGCTGCGGCGCTTTTTGCCGCGGCTGTTTCCGCGGTGCTCGCGTATTCATTGCTCTACGTCACAAAAATGCCGTGCGTCTACTGTTGGACGTCGCACCTGGTCAACTGGACGCTCGCGGTCTGCACCGCGCTATTGCTCGCGTAG
- a CDS encoding glutaredoxin domain-containing protein: MSERLKAEIAAEVAANKILVYGKGTKTAPRCGFTLETIQFFDHFGYPFEVIDVLENMEKREALAEMTDWPTLPKVFIDGKFYGDTDILGPMAQSGELQTVLRDAFGTEPQAKSTINLR, translated from the coding sequence ATGTCGGAACGACTGAAAGCAGAGATTGCCGCGGAAGTCGCGGCCAATAAGATTCTGGTCTACGGGAAAGGCACCAAGACCGCACCGCGCTGCGGCTTCACGCTGGAGACGATCCAGTTCTTCGATCACTTCGGCTATCCGTTCGAAGTGATCGACGTGCTCGAGAACATGGAGAAGCGTGAAGCCCTCGCCGAGATGACCGACTGGCCGACTCTGCCGAAGGTCTTCATCGACGGCAAATTCTACGGCGATACCGACATTCTCGGTCCGATGGCGCAGAGCGGCGAGCTGCAAACGGTTTTGCGCGACGCGTTCGGTACCGAACCGCAAGCAAAATCGACGATCAACCTGCGTTAG
- a CDS encoding MBL fold metallo-hydrolase, which produces MSRIALVRAPNPSPMTLTGTNSHVIDAGDGEAIVIDPGPVIERHLDALVANARERGLRITTIAVTHGHPDHAPAAAPLAARTGATVWAHPNSDTPHDRAFDLDGELRAGRSALRVVDAPGHTFEHVVLYDPLERALFTGDVILGEGPVVIAPPGGAMRPYQRTLQRLRDDFQQAQRIYGGHGPIVEDARAKIDEYIEHRKMRETELIDALARGPMTIPQLVLAIYGSQRPMLWPAMARQLLAYLIALTAEGKVRARPLDRPMTDRENTILNPRWESIVGAEHAPVIAAELGAMLKLDALYEYRLSP; this is translated from the coding sequence GTGAGCCGTATTGCGCTGGTCCGCGCCCCGAATCCATCGCCGATGACGCTGACCGGAACCAACTCGCACGTCATCGACGCGGGCGACGGTGAAGCGATCGTGATCGATCCCGGGCCCGTCATCGAGCGCCACCTCGACGCGCTGGTTGCGAACGCGCGCGAACGTGGATTGCGGATCACGACGATCGCGGTGACGCACGGTCATCCCGATCATGCGCCGGCCGCGGCGCCGCTCGCCGCTCGCACCGGCGCGACCGTATGGGCGCATCCGAATTCGGACACACCGCACGATCGCGCGTTCGACCTCGACGGCGAACTGCGCGCCGGCCGCAGCGCGCTGCGCGTCGTCGATGCGCCGGGCCACACCTTCGAGCATGTCGTGCTCTACGACCCGCTCGAGCGCGCACTCTTTACCGGCGACGTGATCTTGGGAGAGGGACCCGTCGTCATCGCGCCGCCGGGCGGCGCAATGCGCCCTTACCAGCGCACGTTGCAACGATTGCGCGACGACTTTCAGCAAGCGCAGCGGATCTATGGCGGACATGGCCCGATCGTCGAGGACGCGCGTGCGAAGATCGACGAGTACATCGAGCACCGCAAGATGCGCGAGACCGAATTGATCGATGCGCTGGCGCGCGGGCCGATGACGATTCCGCAGCTCGTCCTGGCGATCTACGGCTCGCAGCGGCCGATGCTCTGGCCGGCGATGGCGCGCCAGCTCCTCGCTTACCTGATCGCGCTGACCGCGGAAGGGAAGGTTCGCGCAAGGCCGCTGGACCGGCCGATGACGGACCGCGAAAACACGATCCTCAATCCCCGGTGGGAATCGATCGTCGGAGCCGAACACGCGCCGGTGATCGCGGCGGAGCTCGGCGCGATGCTCAAGCTCGACGCACTCTACGAGTACAGACTCTCACCCTGA
- a CDS encoding sulfurtransferase, giving the protein MYTTLIDAGTLAPHVDDADWVIVDCRHALADFSLGRRRYDDAHIPGAFFADVERDLTGEKTGANGRHPLPDPYAFAVYLRGIGVDDATQIVAYDDGGDMFAARFWFLCRWIGHDACAVLDGGIAAWRASALPTTSALPPPRAGTVRAHVRSELVVGADEVLAHLHDPQMQILDARGADRFAGENETVDPVAGHIPGARNRPFKENFGDDAHFKPSRDLRAAFERFGPSGTIVHQCGSGVSAAVNALAMEIAGLPGARLYAGSWSEWIADPARPVTRD; this is encoded by the coding sequence GTGTACACGACGCTCATCGATGCCGGGACGCTCGCCCCGCACGTCGACGACGCGGATTGGGTGATCGTCGACTGCCGCCACGCGCTGGCGGATTTTTCGCTCGGACGGCGCCGGTACGACGACGCGCACATTCCGGGCGCGTTCTTTGCCGACGTCGAGCGCGATCTCACCGGCGAAAAGACGGGCGCGAACGGACGCCATCCGCTGCCCGACCCGTACGCGTTCGCCGTCTATCTGCGCGGCATCGGCGTTGACGATGCGACGCAAATCGTCGCCTACGACGACGGCGGCGACATGTTCGCGGCGCGGTTTTGGTTCTTGTGCCGCTGGATCGGGCACGACGCATGCGCCGTACTCGACGGCGGCATCGCGGCGTGGCGCGCATCCGCGCTTCCCACGACCTCCGCGTTGCCGCCGCCGCGCGCCGGCACGGTCCGAGCGCACGTTCGTTCCGAACTCGTCGTCGGCGCCGACGAGGTGCTCGCACACCTGCACGATCCGCAGATGCAGATCCTCGACGCACGCGGTGCGGATCGATTCGCCGGCGAGAACGAAACGGTCGATCCGGTCGCGGGCCACATTCCGGGCGCGCGCAACCGTCCGTTCAAAGAGAACTTCGGCGACGACGCGCATTTCAAACCGTCACGCGACCTGCGCGCGGCATTCGAGCGCTTCGGCCCGAGCGGGACGATCGTGCATCAATGCGGCTCGGGCGTCTCGGCCGCCGTCAACGCACTCGCCATGGAAATAGCCGGCTTGCCCGGCGCGCGGCTCTATGCCGGCTCGTGGAGCGAGTGGATCGCCGACCCCGCGCGGCCCGTCACGAGGGACTAG
- a CDS encoding nucleotidyl transferase AbiEii/AbiGii toxin family protein produces the protein MARERLDKALYRVAREADVDELRLRRWVSFLALCGVLQRAIDEGVIADYHLKGGAALELRFADRARTTKDMDVGLRGNTRRDRFAAFERAAALGFDEFTFRVKVPHDLERVDTVRVDVAIAYRARGFQTIQIDLGSADESTVDLVAPAIRGVAELGIPVTSPVRCITLDIQIAQKLHASTNPRVVEGENRARDILDVVFVDMLGQLDPKAVQSACIRVFQQRAEHAWPPAIDIPPAWRIELASLAAEQALPFATGDEVVAAFVNIYQGIVEA, from the coding sequence GTGGCGCGTGAGCGGCTCGACAAGGCCCTTTACCGAGTTGCGAGAGAGGCTGACGTCGACGAACTCAGGCTGCGCCGTTGGGTCTCGTTTCTCGCGTTATGCGGCGTGCTCCAACGAGCGATCGATGAAGGCGTCATTGCTGACTATCACCTCAAGGGCGGTGCGGCACTCGAGCTTCGATTCGCAGATCGGGCCCGTACCACGAAGGATATGGACGTTGGCCTGCGCGGCAATACCCGCCGCGACCGGTTTGCGGCCTTTGAGCGCGCAGCCGCGCTAGGATTCGATGAATTCACGTTCCGCGTGAAAGTCCCGCATGACCTAGAACGTGTCGATACCGTGCGCGTTGATGTCGCGATAGCCTACCGCGCCCGCGGTTTCCAAACAATACAGATTGACCTCGGCTCCGCTGATGAATCGACGGTAGATCTTGTTGCGCCGGCGATCAGAGGCGTTGCCGAACTCGGTATTCCGGTTACGTCGCCAGTCCGCTGTATTACGCTCGATATTCAGATCGCACAGAAGCTCCACGCGAGCACAAATCCACGAGTCGTCGAAGGCGAGAACCGCGCAAGAGACATCCTTGACGTCGTTTTTGTCGACATGCTCGGTCAGCTCGATCCGAAAGCAGTGCAGTCCGCCTGCATTCGCGTCTTTCAACAGCGCGCCGAGCATGCGTGGCCGCCAGCGATCGACATCCCGCCGGCGTGGAGAATCGAGCTCGCATCTCTCGCTGCTGAGCAGGCTCTCCCATTCGCTACGGGCGACGAGGTCGTCGCTGCATTCGTGAACATCTATCAGGGAATTGTTGAAGCGTAA
- a CDS encoding type IV toxin-antitoxin system AbiEi family antitoxin domain-containing protein, translating into MPQSHLDALLELAAENEGLVTTRSAAEAGISRRTLAGMAERGRLERISRGVYRLVHSHRDSLSPYREAILWAQSHRGPRVALSHETALAVLGLTDANPATIQLTVPPHARLRRTAPARIVIHRAILDSSDVIEHEGLPVTSVPRTVLDLARSGNLRFAADAVVQARHEGFISEIESRRLTKELKNVRGA; encoded by the coding sequence GTGCCTCAAAGCCACCTCGATGCCCTCCTAGAACTCGCAGCCGAAAATGAAGGCCTCGTGACCACTCGGTCCGCGGCCGAAGCCGGGATCAGCCGGCGAACCCTTGCCGGTATGGCCGAACGCGGCCGGCTGGAGCGCATTTCGCGGGGCGTCTACCGACTCGTCCATTCGCATCGCGATTCGCTCTCCCCGTATCGCGAAGCGATTCTCTGGGCCCAATCGCATCGCGGCCCGCGCGTGGCTCTTTCCCACGAGACGGCCCTCGCGGTCCTCGGCCTTACCGATGCGAACCCGGCGACGATCCAGCTCACGGTTCCGCCGCATGCTCGACTCCGACGCACTGCGCCCGCGCGGATAGTGATCCATCGGGCGATTCTCGACAGCAGCGACGTCATCGAACACGAGGGTCTGCCCGTCACATCCGTCCCGCGAACGGTTCTCGATCTTGCGCGAAGCGGCAACTTGCGTTTTGCTGCCGACGCCGTTGTGCAAGCGCGCCACGAAGGCTTTATTTCTGAAATCGAAAGTCGCCGGCTGACCAAGGAATTGAAAAACGTACGTGGCGCGTGA
- a CDS encoding HRDC domain-containing protein, protein MKALPIEMVETPEQVALLCERIARSTHVALDTEFHTERTYSPRLMVVQLAFDEGAVIVDPLAVRDLRPLIDALSSVTVVGHALSSDLKIFADRYDRVPASIFDTQIAAAFLGYGMQISLADLVRDLERLRLAKSQTVSDWSTRPLTPKQLDYLVDDVAHLLPMHRTLASRLEAAGRLEWAAEECASLGDVERYRGDERRAYLRLPGAMRMSRRELAVLSEIVKLRDEQARARDLPPKYIIPDDVVSGLATLRPKRVEELDQLRRLDAGVRRSLGAAVVEAVARAEALPEEQLPERPARPLGPSRDTLAAMMGVLVGEIAREHELPQSLLVPRAALDRVAREAPGDRASFERALELSHWRLALVGDPLWRLLSGELHLAIEGYAERDPKIRLLP, encoded by the coding sequence GTGAAAGCACTCCCGATCGAAATGGTCGAGACGCCGGAGCAGGTCGCGCTGCTGTGCGAGCGGATCGCGCGCAGCACGCACGTCGCGCTCGACACCGAGTTTCACACCGAGCGCACCTACTCGCCGCGGCTGATGGTCGTGCAGCTGGCATTCGATGAAGGAGCGGTGATCGTCGATCCGCTGGCGGTACGCGATTTGCGTCCGCTCATCGACGCGCTCTCGTCGGTGACGGTCGTCGGTCATGCACTCTCGTCGGACCTGAAAATCTTTGCCGATCGCTACGATCGGGTGCCCGCGAGCATCTTCGACACGCAGATTGCGGCGGCGTTTCTCGGCTACGGCATGCAGATCTCGCTGGCCGATCTCGTGCGCGACCTCGAACGTTTACGGTTGGCCAAATCGCAAACGGTGAGCGACTGGTCGACGCGGCCGCTCACACCCAAACAACTCGACTATTTGGTCGATGACGTTGCGCATCTGCTCCCGATGCACCGCACGCTCGCTTCACGCCTGGAGGCAGCGGGCCGTCTCGAATGGGCCGCCGAGGAGTGCGCGTCGCTGGGCGACGTCGAGCGCTATCGCGGCGACGAGCGGCGCGCGTATCTGCGGCTGCCGGGAGCGATGCGCATGAGCCGGCGTGAGCTCGCCGTGCTCAGTGAGATCGTCAAATTGCGTGACGAGCAGGCGCGCGCGCGCGACCTGCCCCCGAAGTACATCATCCCCGACGACGTGGTCTCGGGCCTGGCGACCCTGCGTCCGAAGCGCGTCGAAGAACTTGACCAGCTTCGGCGGCTCGACGCCGGCGTGCGGCGGTCGCTCGGCGCGGCCGTCGTCGAGGCCGTAGCGCGCGCCGAAGCACTCCCGGAAGAGCAACTGCCGGAGCGTCCGGCACGCCCGCTCGGGCCCAGCCGCGACACGCTGGCGGCAATGATGGGCGTCCTGGTCGGTGAAATCGCCCGGGAGCACGAGCTTCCCCAGAGCCTGCTCGTGCCGCGGGCGGCACTCGATCGCGTGGCACGGGAGGCGCCCGGTGACCGCGCGAGTTTCGAGCGCGCGCTCGAACTCTCGCACTGGCGTTTGGCGCTCGTGGGTGATCCGCTCTGGCGACTTTTGTCCGGCGAACTGCATCTGGCAATCGAAGGCTACGCCGAGCGCGATCCCAAAATACGCCTATTGCCATGA
- a CDS encoding BolA/IbaG family iron-sulfur metabolism protein produces MIDNDSLTALIRRDLPDAQVEIVDRTGTMDHFNVTVRSRTFAGRTLIEQHQLVYGALRAALKDGRVHAVELKTLVSEG; encoded by the coding sequence ATGATCGATAACGATTCGCTTACCGCGCTGATCCGCCGCGATCTCCCCGACGCGCAGGTCGAGATCGTCGACCGCACCGGCACGATGGATCACTTCAACGTGACCGTTCGTTCGCGAACGTTCGCCGGCCGGACGCTCATCGAACAGCACCAACTCGTGTACGGCGCGTTGCGCGCCGCGCTCAAAGACGGCCGCGTGCACGCGGTCGAACTCAAAACCCTGGTCAGCGAAGGTTGA